The sequence below is a genomic window from Ficedula albicollis isolate OC2 chromosome 2, FicAlb1.5, whole genome shotgun sequence.
TTGAAAGACCGGTGGAGAACATTGAACAAGATGAAATAAAGGTGATCTGGACTACAGGAACTAACTCTTCTTGATCTTTCTCTACATGAGGACCTACCCTAGCTTTTCAGAATAACATCTTATGTTAGGATAGCAGTGTTGCTATCCTAAAACATGAAGCAGAATAGTCATAGGTATAAAACATTCATGTAAGCTCACTTGCTCTGGTAATGATGACTTAAATGTAAAGTCTGGCCTTTTTTGCTGCATGCAATAATAGATGACCTAGattctgaaatgtgaaaatgtttgTAGTGTTTTAAGAAATGTCTACTATGTAAATAGGGGTATTAGATCTGCCTGGCAATGTCTTTAGCTTGATGGAAGCTAATAAAAAGTCaagtattctgtatttttaaagggcTGTATCTCTTTTTAGGATGACCTTTTCATAATTACTTCCTGCCATATAACCTGTTctaatttgttttgcttcactTTGGAATTTTGGTCAGACTTGTCATCTCTGTAAGTTATACTAAAAAGTATGTATTTATAAGTATTGCTAATTTTATGAGCTGATGGtttgttgacttttttttcctgcagttaaaaatgtgtaaattcATATAATGTTGTATTTGTATGTAATAAAGGgactggtttggtttttagttttgtttacaTGGAAAGGAACACTATTATATGAGCACTTAGCATCTCTTGGTTAGCTTGTGCCACCTACCTTGTCTTGACAAGTGACTTGTTCCAGACCAGCAAGAATGggaaagctcaaaaaaaaacATGGCCAAAGTGGGGCTCAATAATGAGTCTACACTGTCAGAGACAGTACAGATTCACTTTGATGGAGATTACGATCAAGGTCTCTGCTGGCCACTGCAACATTCCTGCTCATGGAAGACTGGAACAGATGGATGATGGCACTAGCCTGTCTCTCTGGATTCAGATCATTTGGAAGAGATTTCTACAATCTCAGAAAATTCATGCTTTCCACTGTCATGCTGGCAGAATCTAGTGACTTGAACTAATATAATACGgcattcttttaaaaaggaaatcacTTGAATTCAGATGTTTTCTGTACCTTTTTTTCTTGGCTAAGGTTTTTGTTTCCCAAGGACCTTACAAGGTTAAGCACCTGTCTGAATTGGTTATAATATAATAAAGCTTTCTGAGataatttttcccccattaaaaaggaaaacatatatTCTTGAAGTCTGAACATTCAGAAAGTATATTAAAGTAATCTCTGTTTTGGAGGCCCAGCTTTCATTACAATAAAATGGTGAAATACAGTCCAAAGGTTTGCTTCACAACACACTCTTATTGTGGACAGAATTTCAAGCAGATCACGTTCCTCATTTCTGCCAAGAGATGCTATGGTTTCTTCCAGAAAGTCTTTATGTTGCATGGACATGCTGCCTGTCTTAACAGGAAATTTTCTCAACCTGCATAGCAGCCTTGCCACTGGTCAGATGTTGCATGTTCCTACGCTAATTGTTGTGGATGAGCATTTTTAACTGGTAATAAGTAATCTTTTTTACTCTTAGCCAAGGCCTTTGTCACAAAGTCTTATCTAGGTTCATCTGCCAGAAAAGTTTCATTGTGTATTATTGACATGAAGTTCTGAGGAGACCAATTCCTTAACAATGGTGACTAGGTGTATGTCTTCATGAAGGCAGCTGAAGGTGAAAACTGCAGTGTAGAGGAAGAATACTTATGCAATTGTAATACAGAAAATTGTCTAGATGGTACTGGAGAGGAACAAAGGACCTAAAGTGAAATTGGTTTTAGCTGTCcaaaacttcttttttattcacCCTCCTTGCTCTAAAATCTTGACAGTAACTATTCTCAGACTTGAAAATATTTGGCTGGCTCACTACTGAGTAGGAGCAGTGCCTGTAGACAGGGCTGTGGCCAGTAAAGATGCAGAACTTCAGGAAAAGCAACTACTATGGTTAGAAACATTAACTCTTTAATTACAAAagagaaacatgaaaacatgCTTCTAGTGTTCTAGTACAGAGATCTGTCTTGGCATTTTGTATTAAGGCAGAGAAAATTTCCCAAAACACTTCTGCCAAAGTTCCGActcatttaaaatttgttaagctccagaaaatgcagcagaaatatGTAGGTTTCTTGGCATTGATgttaattttcttattctttttgtTGACGTTTTAAAGATCTCTTAAacttttatgtaaaaataaaactgtgcaCCAGGGGACAGGAACAGTGTTCCAGTTGCCGGATCTTCTTCCAGGTTCCTTGGCACTGAGAGTTGCCAATTGCTTCCCAGTGTAAGATTTTATCTCTGAAATGAGACAATAAATGAGAAATTAGAAGAGTAAAAGCTGCATATTTAGTGTTATTGGATTGTGTTGTATAAAATGTCAGAAGTTTGTATTTGTTTAATAATGTAAGACTGTTAAATTCATCGAGCTCTTAAAATGCTTTCTGGAGCAGACAAGATGATGGGTTGAGTAGCTGGTTGTATAGGTAGTACAGTACTATGCATATTAATAAATGTATTgatcaaataaaaaatagttcTGAATAATAAATATCTACTTTCacacttatttttctaaaaactAGGTACATAGGCTTGTGGGGAATACCAATCCACCACTGGGAAATCTGCAAGCAGATTTGGACTATGGCAGGAAATACCCTTTTTAAGTAAAAGTGCCCATAGCTGTAAAAAGTCCTCTTTATTACACAAATCCCATCACTTCTTCACAATAGTGAATAAAGCATGAACAGCATTGAGCTCTTATATTGAAATAACTTCCCAATTTTATCTaggttttaaaaacaatttctgagACAACTAAAAGGGTAAAACTTTCTGTGCTCTCCAAACGATTTGAGCCTATTCCATTTTTTAGGTATAACGACCGCATCTTTCGGTGAGGCCCTGGGGAGTTGCAGCTGGCGTGCCGGGTTTGTTTTACCCGCGGGCGTTGTGGCCGTCGCCGGAGCAGCGCCGCGTGGCCGCGCTCATGGCGGGCGGCTGGCAGGCCACGCACACGGTGTGTCCCTGGCGCAGGTACTGCATCCAGCGCGCGTACGGGCGCCTCTCCAGGGCGCAGCGCTGCGACAGCCACTCTGTCCTGAACTCCACACAGTACCTGCTCGGGGGGGAGAGAACACCTGAATACCCACTTTGCGTGGACTTGCACGTCACAGGGGTGGGGTTTGTGAAGTGCAAGTTAGACGTCATCGCTAACAAACCTCTTTCTGACCCTAACCTCATCAGTGGGTTCTCAAAACATTATGTAAACTATTTCTTATTCTATGCCCCAGTCCAGTGTTTTATGGATAATTTCACTTCCTGGTAGTGTTCtgtattattaaattattttgaaaaacagaccTCAGTAAcccatattttttcttctatgctgctgaaagaaaatggaaaagagactTTAAGAATATCAATGAGTTGTATTGTTCCAGGGAAAATAGCACAGGACAAATCATTATGAGCATTACAGGCCCAGTAATAGcctaatttaaatttcattaccATCTCTACTGGTAACTAGACAAAATTTCTTACTGCTTGGGtcaaatacttaaaaaaaaaaggtctctTGAGACCAAACTCACTCAGTCCACTTTGTTCAGAGACCAACATCTAATTTCTCAGACTTACACTTCAGATACATTCAGCTTTGTTTCAGCATTGTTTACTGTTAGCCTTCAAAAGCAGCTATCATCAGATTTGCCATGATCCCATTGTCTAATTCAGGAAATTATCAAGTAATAAAAAACAACATCTAGAACATCTAGCAGGAGAGAAAACCAGTACAAGCTACAGCTTATTGTTTAATTATTGcaaatttaattacatttttctctgtagCCAACTGTTTTCTACTGAACAAGATGACCCACATACATATGATAAATAGATTACCCTGGTGCTTCTTTGTCTGAAGGCCAGAGAGAAGATGCTGCTcgtctttttctttctttagcaTATTCAGAGGTAGTTATGAAAGCAgggactgagaaaaaaaaacagctatGGTAAAACAGCAAGGCACAGCTGAGTCATATTTCAATTACTGTAACAGTGGGTGAATGAATCAGAAGCCTGTGGATGGCAATGCTGGCTCACTTTATTGAAAAAGTGATAAAATGCTGGCAACATCGGACCTCAACCCCATTCCCTACAGCTAAGCTCTCTCTTtattcagaacaaaaatatcTAACAATGCATGCCATCTAGTCAGTGAGGAAATAGGATGTGCTGGAATCTCACAAGGAGTACTCTTTCCTGTTTCATATTGAATTTGTGTTCTAACTTTGCACAGAGATAATTTGATACTTGCATCCAACTGAAGGAATGCATACAGCTTAGTTGTTTGCTTAATAGAAATTAAGAAAAGCCAGagtaggaaaacaaaatattgaataaaaaCCAGTATGACAGTAGAAAGTAAAGTTCTAATTTATAATTTCAACCAGCTAATTGCAGATAGatgcttggttttttgttgttcattGACATCAGAAAAAATTATGATGGCTGTGATGGACACAATATAGAGCAGAGAGATGAAATGGAGAATACCGTGTTCATGGCCGCAGTCCTGTCCCTGGTAAGTCAGGTATTCCAGGCAGCCAGCCTtctcctccagagctgggcacgGCTCCCCACCGTTTTTAGGTTCCTGTTGAACATAGCGCCTGCGGACCCGCAGCCCGGGATGACATTGTTCTGCACAGCCACTCCAATGACTCCACTCCCCTACAACACAGGGAACAGCTGCAAAGCAGTATTAAAACATTACTAGTAATCAAGACTTCTGTCTTATCCTAATTGCTCTCAAAAACTTGAGATAATAAGATTATATTGAGGGactttttgttggtttgggtttttttactttctcttttctaattttatttatatgggTTTAAACAGTCTTCCAGGATTTTGCATACTCAAATTGAAAATTCAAACCTATCTGCAATGTTTGGCTCTACATTCCATCTTTTGCCCACAAAGAAATAGCTCCTCATCAAAACCTTTCACTACAGCTGTGGGGTTCTTCTGTACCCTCTTTTGAAGCATAAAGCATTAGCCTCAAAGGAAACCAGCTCATGGATTATCTACAGCAGACTGGTCTGACCTTCCTTGGCAGTTCCTACACCACTAGATTTTGTTTCAACACTGGATCATTAAGTAGCAGCATGGTTGATTCCCTTCAGATCAATTTCTAACTCCTTTTTCTTTAACAGTGAACTATATCTACTGCCACAGCTTTGTTTCCCTGTTTTAACACGGGTCCTGCTCATTTTCAGCTACAGAACAGAGCACTGGATATTCGAATTTCATTTCTCATAGATCACAAACTTCCTCTGAACTTAGTCAAAAATTTTGGGGAAAGTACCATTATTTCTCAAGTAAACTTTGAATCATAAGAAACTTATTTCCTTCaggcaggggaagaaaaggtttTGCAGTGTCATTTGCAGAATATAAAAACTGGTGATAGATACATTATTCCTGAGTGAGAAGCTATATAACACAGAAggcttcattttatttttccattaaaaaacatGCAGCTGTAAAGAACACACAGCCATTTAACATCTCCATGAAACTGCTTTCCTCAGTCTCATCTCCAGGAACACCTGTATGACCTAAAAATTGTCCCTTTAGCAGTTAGAATGAGTACTACAGCTTATCAAAACTGTACTGGAAGCTGAGCCCTGTGACATTGGAATAGGATGATTTCTGGATCCTCACTGACGGAACAACCACAACTCCACCTGGGAACTTCAAATCTGCACAGCCttggcaggaggagcagtgaaAGAGCAGATAAGAAAAATGTCACACACATGGGCATCCATCAAGTAGAAGAATTCTCTGAGGATAAGCAATCAGTTCCCTACATGAGTCATCCTCAATCTGTGGCCTACAAGGACATTTAATCTGACTGGTGATCCATTCCCAGTAGCCTTTATTCCTGGAGGCCACCTGGTAGGTGCTCCAGGTTAGAGAATGGTACAAAATACACATTATCATCAATGGGTGGGCTATCTTAAACTGGTTCTGGATTGTTTTGGGTCATGCTTCTCATTATCTAGTTAAACAAAACTTTTCATTTCCCACGTGTACTATTTCTCATTAGCTTGTAATGGAACATATCACactctttcaattttttttccacatttccaggTTACAATTTAAATCCCCACTAGTTACATCCTTGTatcagcactgcaggaaagTGATGGGACCAAACTAgtctttcaggaaaatattttatgcccTCTGAGAATCTGCCAGTACAAGACATTGGGAAGAAAGAGTAGAATGTGATAACCTCCTTGCAGCTTGTGACTCTTCTCATAAAACATAGAAATTTCAGTCTTTGCTCGGTCATTACATCTCTAATTTCTTGGACTACCACCAATATTATAAAGCAGATAAAACCTCTGAAAGAGGCTACTTGGCAGATGTCCTTACCAATCTACTAAAATTCCCTTCCTCTGTTCTCACTGTGCACAGCTGTTCTGACCAAACTCGCCCACTTTTGAGTGCCCTGACAGCACCAGGTGTATTGTGGCTGAGGATGCTGCACCCCACGCCCTAAGGAATTCCACTGAAACAGAACCACAGGGCTGCCCTGAGTATTGGGCCACCAGTTGTCCATCCTGCCTAACAATTAATATTCTCTGGTCTTTTACTCTACTTATTGATAAACACCTTCCCAGACAGCACCTGAGTATGATTTGTAGAACAGCTctggaaaatcacagaaaaagcTCCCTTTGCCACATGCAGACACCTGACACTGCATCACCAGGCACTGCCTTCAGACACATCCAGGTACCCCAAAGTACATGACACAACCTTTGTGGCTGTGAAGGCACCACACTGACACGTTGCAGTACAGCCCTCAGACCGTTTGTTCCAAGAATTGtgaactagaaaaaaaaaacagtgataGTAAAGATGTCTTAGACCCCACCATGGGATAGCCAGGACAAGTGCTCAATGCAGTATGGACCTCACATCCTTTGACACCTGGCTGCAGGGTCCAAACACAGTTCTTGACCCCACTTGATTTTATGGCACAAGCACAGACTTTGATGCCTGATCACACATCTTAGTTCTACCCAAGTATCCAAAGGACAGTAAGTGTCTATCTAGCTTATTTCCTTATCAACTGATTCTCTTCCAAGCTGGCTGTAGGAATGATCTGCATAAATAAGAATTTCCATGGAACTTTAATCCCATATTAGAACCTTGATACACTGATAACATCAAATCTAACATcacattttccatgaaaaaactCCCAAAGAGACTGAGCAACTGCATAATAAAGAGATGACTTCATGTCTTACTGGAAACAAATCAAGCTGACAGTTAAATATTGGTCATCTCCAGAAATACATGGTAATTTTATGGTTATCAAGATTTAGAATAAGAAGGATGAATTGCCCTAGTCATgtggaaaaataagaatattggGTTGTTAGAAAGGAATTTAGGCAGTGGGATAATAATGTTGCTCTTGCAGTCAGTACCCAGCAACTATTAAGGGACAGTAGATCAATTTTGTGCCTTGTTGGAAAGATGTCAAATTCTCCAGCATGACAGAGACTGGGTCCATGAGCTGACATAAAGGGAATGATGCCATCTCTCAACACACAAAAAGAAGTAATAGGGACCCATAGCTACATCTTTATGGATCCCTCTGTGTTGCTATTTGCTCAACTTAGTTAACACAACAATGTTAAATGATGATTTACTGAAACAATGAGGAGGATGCAAGtcaaaagaaactgaagaacGGGATTTGTTCTCAGGTACCCACCAAAACATGGAAGCTAATGGGAATTTCATGGGAACTTGATGGCAAATGGGAAGCTAACTTGGAATttcaaaaatacacagaaaaattacattgtTATCTTATGAAAGACAGCTTATGAAAGACTAGCCAAAACTTCGTTTTTATCTTCCACTTGCAGCGCTATGAAACAGATCCTTATTTCTGAgtcaaattcttttttttcccccatctctggaaaacagaaaaactgaggaTTGTAGTACGTTCATTGTATATTGTAATATATAAGGATCTCTGGATTTTCTCAGAGTAACCATTTTGATTCAAATGGTGAGCTGATCCCTTTCTCAAGCTTTCTCATTGGACAGTagtttctatttaaaatgctattcacaaaaatattctttattcaaaaatatacttcatttattcaaaaatattcttcagtGTTAGAACTCTAAggaagtttatttaaaaattacgGAACTTGAGTTCAACAGTCCAGGAACTTCTGCTGAGCCATGTCTTTTATAAAGTACCAAACCTACAATGATTTTTAGGCATGACAGAATTTAACCCTGCCGCTGGCAGCTTTAGGATGTTCATTCTTTCAgtggtttcttttattttggagcATTGTTTTTGTATGATTCCTGACATCTCTTGCATCCTAGTGTCTCTTGATTACTTACACTTGAGGCACTTCACACTTTCCCCAAAGGATGAAATGTCATTTCTGCAGGTGCTGAAACCATGAGTTGTGAACAGACTGACAAACAAGCAGTAGCATGAGAACCATTGATCACCTTTctttacatttctattttaaagttttgaacTTTACACTCAAAACAGTGAACTATGCCAGTGAAAACCTCCAGTGTCATTAAACACTTCAACAGGTTTTAGCAAGACTCAGTGAGGAGACCTCAACATCCAATAGGAACAAAAAAGACTCTAAAATTTTTAGCCACACTTGTGTAAATTGATACAAAATTCCACTGGAACTATTTAGAATTTCTGCTTATACAGAATACAAATTAAAGACTGCTTGCCATAGAAAGTATATATGATCATTTGCCTTTAAAAGAACAACTTCTTGTAAACAGTTTTTGGATGGGTGAGTTCTAGGACCACTTTGCCAGGGTGCCCAAATTCTGCCCTCCCGTGCTACACTCATCAAGGCAAAATGTGCCTTTCCCtctgtttgtgtttgcattGGTGCTCGCACAACTGGGCAGCGAGGCAGTGCAGGGAATCAAACCAGTCAGGAACAGGCAAtagacaaaacagaaacagcCACCTGTGTGTTTAGTTCCCTGAACTGGGTCACCAAAGAATGGCAAATTCCAGCTCTggtgcaggagaggcagcaagACAGGGAGCCTCCTCTGAGACTCCATCTTCCTGGCTGGATCTAGGGCACCCATCACCGCCACAGAGTACAAGTCTGGTGTGTTTATATTGTAGATTTAAAATGCCTTCTGAGGCAATCACCACCGAGCCTGAGGCTAAAAATACCATCTTGATAACAGCAGGGCATCATCAGTCACCCCAGAAGTCATGGTAATTAAAGTGTTTAAACTAGAACTTCTCCAGCACAATCTTGAGCTTTTTTTTGAAGGATTTCAGCTGTTTTAATGCTAACACTGTGCATGTTTATCAGCTCTCTGCTCTTATGcttgaatattaaaaataaattgatttacTGAAAAGATGTAATATGTATGCTGTGGCTGTATGACAAGCATCTTGCCAGTTCTCCCTTCACTAACTTTCCTGAATGAAagaacaatgtattttttaaatgctcatttCAAAATGCTACCTTCTGTCAGACTTCAtggtgcatttttttcccttctggtACCCTGAGGAGATTATTTAGCTGTGGGTGAGCTGACCATGTTTCCTCTAGAGACCTGGGGTCATAGTTCTCCTCTGCTGAGCTCTTCTGTGCAGTTTTACATCCCTTGGGATGGGTTTACACCATCCGAGAGCTGTACTCCCCCTTCCCCATCCGGGCAGATGTAAGCCAACTTGGGTCCCAAAGCTATGTGGCTATGTCAGCATGGCACTGAGCCTGCTAAATGCACCCTAATTAGCAGGACTGTGCAGCAGAGGCTCATGACTTTTTGGCTGTAGGCTGGCTTGTGTCCAGCCAGCTGGGAAGAGACATTAAGCTGACCGAGTACTAGAACTGCACCTGCAAAGCAAGGTTTGTGACCTGCACCCCAGGCACAGAGAGGTCGGTCAAATGGTGAAGGCTGCAAAGGTTAGGAATCCCACAGAAAGGGGCACTGGGAATACCGACAAAGCAGATACTCAGTTTGGTAGAACTGGGctacttttccttccttccattgCTCACTGGGAGGCTGTGCCATCCCccgggggctggcagggaccctCTCACTCATGCTCCTACGCTTATTTTAAAGCCTTTGCCTTCACAATAAATTCTTGCGGATTCATGCTCCTAGACAAAACCTCACCCTAGGCACTTCCCCAATTACTTCACTGATATTTGTTTGTCAGGATGTGAAGAATCAGCTGAGAGACACAGGCGGTGCTAAATTAATCTCCCTGCTGTCTCTAGGACATCCCCCCTGCAATCAATTTGTGTTTGGGACTTGCCTGAGTGCAAAGTACAATAATATTTTAGAGGTAAAATAACTTCAGACTGTCACCGTACTACAGCTGGAAACCATTTCTCTCTAGTGGGAAAAGTTTCTGTCTCCCTTCCTGAGCCTACCCTGGCGCTGCCCCAGCCTGGTGCCTGCTCATCCCTCGCCCCGGCGCTGGGCAGGGAGGAAtctgcccctctccagcccggAGCCCACGCCCGCAGGTCCCAGCTCAGAAGGCAGGAAGCCTCCATCCCGCGGAGCCCGGCGGCGCGCCCGGACCCGGAGCGGCCGCGGTCCCGCCGGGCCCCTGCCGGGGGCGGCCGCACCTACCCGGGCACGCCTGGCCGTGGTCGTGGCAGCAGTCCCCGGCTCGCCGGCAGCCTtcgtcggggggggggggggggggggggggggggggggggggggggggggggggggggggggggggggggggggggggggggggggggggggggggggggggggggggggggggggggggggggggggggggggggggggggggggggggggggggggggggggggggggggggggggggggggggggggggggggggggggggggggggggggggggggggggggggggggggggggggggggggggggggggggggggggggggggggggggggggggggggggggggggggggggggggggggggggggggggggggggggggggggggggggggggggggggggggggggggggggggggggggggggggggggggggggggggggggggggggggggggggggggggggggggggggggggggggggggggggggggggggggggggggggggggggggggggggggggggggggggggggggggggggggggggggggggggggggggggggggggggggggggggggggggggggggggggggggggggggggggggggggggggggggggggggggggggggggggggggggggggggggggggggggggggggggggggggggggggggggggggggggggggggggggggggggggggggggggggggggggggggggggggggggggggggggcccggctcGCCGGCAGCCTTCGTCGCAGTAGCAGGTCCCGTagccacctccctccctccatccctcgCCGACGCAGGCGGCATCCCGGCCCTGGCAGCACTTCCCCTGGCAGCtgcccccggccccgctcccggcccagagcagccccagccacagCGCTCCCGACAGCGCCGTGCCGCCCATCGCCGGCACTCCGGCCACAGGCACTCCGATCACAGCCGCACCGAACACCGGCACTCCGATCACTGCCACAGCGAACACCGGCACACTGACCGCAGGCACTCCGATCACTGCCGCACCGACCACTGCCACAGCGAACACCGGCACACCGACCACCGGCACACCGATCACAGCCACACCGACCACTGCCACAGCGAACACCGGCACACCGACCACCGGCACACCGATCACAGCCACACCGACCGCCGGCACTCCGATCACTGCCGCACCGACCACTGCCACAGC
It includes:
- the SBSPON gene encoding somatomedin-B and thrombospondin type-1 domain-containing protein; the protein is MGGTALSGALWLGLLWAGSGAGGSCQGKCCQGRDAACVGEGWREGGGYGTCYCDEGCRRAGDCCHDHGQACPAVPCVVGEWSHWSGCAEQCHPGLRVRRRYVQQEPKNGGEPCPALEEKAGCLEYLTYQGQDCGHEHVPAFITTSEYAKERKRRAASSLWPSDKEAPGYCVEFRTEWLSQRCALERRPYARWMQYLRQGHTVCVACQPPAMSAATRRCSGDGHNARGDKILHWEAIGNSQCQGTWKKIRQLEHCSCPLVHSFIFT